The following proteins are encoded in a genomic region of Ammospiza caudacuta isolate bAmmCau1 chromosome 3, bAmmCau1.pri, whole genome shotgun sequence:
- the LOC131555420 gene encoding acrosin-like: protein MNWLGLFVLLTVAGLAQSQYTCGGSCGYRPVAYSYGNVAYDYGMTRIVGGAGSAVAEWPWLVSIQHPWVPGTKHWCGGSLITGDWVLTAAHCFDKFDNFSLLYVVIGATNLYQLGPGAQVRSVKKVVMHRDYKRKDMSYDIALIQLERPVLCSAYVQLACLAEPTLRVSELRNCWVAGWGATTARSVDQPAHLQQAKVQLIDLQLCNSSDWYSGEVYSYNLCAGYPEGTIDSCKGDSGGPLMCQDNNAAYWWVIGITSWGKGCARPKQPGVYTSVQHFYNWIDYNMQLNAVKSAP from the exons ATGAATTGGCTCGGCCTCTTCGTCCTGCTGACCGTGGCcgggctggcacagagccagtaCACCTGCGG agggagctgtgggTACCGACCTGTGGCTTATTCCTACGGCAATGTGGCTTATGACTACGGCATGACACGCATCGTGGGTGGTGCTGGTTCCGCAGTAGCAGAATGGCCCTGGCTCGTCAGCATCCAGCACCCATGGGTACCAGGCACAAAACATTGGTGTGGAGGTTCCCTCATCACTGGAGATTGGGTTCTCACAGCAGCCCACTGCTTCGATAAATTTGA TAACTTCAGCCTGCTGTATGTGGTGATTGGGGCCACCAACTTGTATCAGCTAGGCCCTGGGGCACAAGTGCGCAGTGTCAAGAAGGTGGTGATGCACCGCGACTACAAGCGTAAAGACATGAGCTACGACATTGCGCTGATTCAATTGGAACGTCCTGTCCTGTGCAGCGCCTACGTCCAGCTGGCCTGTCTGGCTGAACCCACCCTAAGAGTCTCAGAGCTGAGAAACTGCTGGGTTGCTGGCTGGGGGGCCACTACTGCAAGAA GTGTAGATCAACCTGCTCACCTTCAGCAGGCCAAGGTCCAGCTCATTGATCTCCAGCTCTGCAACAGCAGTGACTGGTACTCAGGAGAAGTCTATTCCTACAACTTGTGTGCTGGTTACCCAGAGGGCACCATTGATTCCTGCAAG ggtgaCAGCGGTGGTCCTCTCATGTGCCAGGACAATAACGCTGCCTACTGGTGGGTCATTGGAATCACCAGCTGGGGAAAAGGCTGTGCCAGACCAAAGCAGCCTGGAGTCTACACCTCCGTTCAGCACTTCTATAACTGGATTGATTACAATATGCAGCTAAACGCAGTTAAAAGTGCTCCTTGA